A window from Urocitellus parryii isolate mUroPar1 chromosome 1, mUroPar1.hap1, whole genome shotgun sequence encodes these proteins:
- the Rps23 gene encoding small ribosomal subunit protein uS12, with the protein MGKCRGLRTARKLRSHRRDQKWHDKQYKKAHLGTALKANPFGGASHAKGIVLEKVGVEAKQPNSAIRKCVRVQLIKNGKKITAFVPNDGCLNFIEENDEVLVAGFGRKGHAVGDIPGVRFKVVKVANVSLLALYKGKKERPRS; encoded by the exons ATGG gcaagTGTCGCGGTCTTCGTACTGCCAGGAAGCTCCGTAGTCACCGACGGGACCAAAAGTGGCATGATAAACAATACAAGAAGGCCCATTTGGGCACAGCCCTGAAGGCCAACCCTTTTGGAGGTGCTTCCCATGCAAAGGGAATTGTGCTGGAAAAAGT aggggTTGAAGCCAAACAGCCAAATTCTGCCATCAGGAAGTGTGTCAGGGTCCAGCTGATCAAGAATGGCAAGAAAATCACTGCTTTTGTACCCAATGATGGTTGCCTGAACTTTATTGAG gaaaatgatgaAGTTCTAGTTGCTGGATTTGGTCGAAAAGGTCATGCTGTTGGTGACATTCCTGGAGTCCGCTTCAAGGTTGTTAAAGTAGCCAATGTCTCCCTTTTGGCCCTATACAAAGGCAAGAAGGAAAGACCAAGATCATAA